From the Leifsonia sp. AG29 genome, one window contains:
- a CDS encoding winged helix-turn-helix domain-containing protein gives MVEQVSPALARRIALAAQGFGRPRPAEVGTRQLNALVDRLRLLQIDSVNVFERSHYLPAFARLGAYDKALLDRLTVDPRGPHTEYWAHEAAFLRKEDWPLFRWRMRAYREKYGSGDSWFAANESTVEWLRSELAANGPLAASEIEHDANRRTGPWWGWSEVKRALERMFLFGEVAIAGRSRFQRRYALVEDVLPAAVLDRTVADADAIRELMRRSAVAHGIGTARDLADYYRLKGPAVGTAIRELEEAGELVPVRVPGWESGGRPAPVWVHRDARFPRRMEAAALLSPFDPVVWFRDRALRMFGFHYRIEIYTPAPQRVFGYYSLPILIDDALVGRIDLKSDRQAGVLRVQSAWTEHGAPGAVVERLLPLLAETAAWQGLAEVEVAAGARGDLAPAVADALRTGVRCGA, from the coding sequence GTGGTCGAACAGGTCTCCCCCGCGCTCGCACGGCGCATCGCTCTCGCCGCTCAGGGCTTCGGCCGGCCCCGCCCGGCCGAGGTGGGCACGCGCCAGCTCAACGCCCTCGTCGATCGGCTGAGACTGCTGCAGATCGACTCGGTCAACGTCTTCGAGCGCAGCCACTACCTCCCGGCGTTCGCCCGGCTCGGGGCGTACGACAAGGCGCTGCTCGACCGGCTGACGGTCGATCCGCGCGGCCCGCACACCGAGTACTGGGCGCACGAGGCGGCCTTCCTCCGCAAGGAGGACTGGCCGCTCTTCCGCTGGCGCATGCGCGCCTACCGCGAGAAGTACGGATCCGGCGACTCGTGGTTCGCCGCGAACGAGAGCACGGTCGAGTGGCTCCGCTCGGAGCTCGCGGCGAACGGCCCGCTCGCTGCGAGCGAGATCGAGCACGACGCGAACCGCCGGACCGGTCCGTGGTGGGGCTGGTCGGAGGTCAAGCGCGCCCTCGAGCGCATGTTCCTCTTCGGCGAGGTCGCCATCGCCGGTCGGAGCCGCTTCCAGCGCCGCTACGCCCTCGTCGAGGACGTCCTGCCCGCCGCCGTCCTCGACCGCACGGTGGCCGACGCCGATGCCATCCGCGAGCTCATGCGCCGCTCCGCCGTGGCGCACGGCATCGGGACCGCCCGCGATCTCGCCGACTACTACCGGCTGAAGGGTCCCGCCGTCGGCACGGCGATCCGCGAGCTGGAGGAGGCCGGCGAGCTGGTCCCGGTGCGGGTCCCGGGCTGGGAGAGCGGCGGACGCCCGGCCCCGGTGTGGGTGCACCGCGACGCCCGGTTCCCGCGCCGCATGGAGGCCGCAGCTCTGCTCTCGCCGTTCGACCCGGTCGTCTGGTTCCGCGACCGGGCACTCCGGATGTTCGGGTTCCACTACCGGATCGAGATCTACACGCCCGCGCCGCAGCGCGTCTTCGGCTACTACTCCCTCCCGATCCTGATCGACGACGCGCTGGTCGGCCGGATCGACCTCAAGAGCGACCGGCAGGCGGGCGTGCTCCGCGTGCAGTCGGCCTGGACGGAGCACGGCGCACCGGGCGCCGTCGTGGAGCGCCTCCTCCCGCTCCTCGCCGAGACGGCGGCCTGGCAGGGTCTGGCGGAGGTCGAGGTCGCCGCGGGCGCCCGAGGAGATCTCGCTCCCGCCGTCGCGGACGCGCTGCGCACGGGGGTAAGGTGCGGGGCATGA
- a CDS encoding ABC transporter ATP-binding protein, with protein MTDTDAAIVIEGLVVRRGRATVIDGLDLSVPRGQVVGLLGPSGSGKTTLMRAIVGVQKVKAGRVEVLGQPAGSTPLRHRVGYVTQAASVYDDLTVRQNLDYFRHVLGAGKEDVDRAIAATDLGDTAGRLVSALSGGQRSRVSLAAALLGSPDLLVLDEPTVGLDPLLRVELWALFHRLADAGTSLLVSSHVMDEATRCDRLLLMREGAVIADQTPEGLLAETGAPDAESAFIALLRRHHPRHALPTPGEDAR; from the coding sequence ATGACGGACACGGACGCGGCGATCGTGATCGAGGGCCTCGTGGTCCGGCGCGGCCGAGCGACCGTGATCGACGGCCTCGACCTGAGCGTGCCCCGCGGGCAGGTCGTGGGCCTGCTCGGCCCGAGCGGGAGCGGCAAGACGACCCTCATGCGGGCCATCGTCGGCGTCCAGAAGGTGAAGGCGGGCCGGGTGGAGGTGCTCGGCCAGCCCGCGGGCAGCACTCCGCTGCGCCACCGGGTCGGGTACGTGACCCAGGCGGCGAGCGTCTACGACGACCTCACGGTGCGCCAGAACCTCGACTACTTCCGGCACGTGCTCGGTGCGGGGAAGGAGGATGTCGACCGCGCGATCGCGGCGACCGACCTCGGCGATACGGCCGGCCGCCTCGTGTCCGCCCTGTCGGGCGGTCAGCGCAGTCGGGTCTCGCTCGCCGCCGCGCTCCTCGGCTCGCCGGACCTCCTCGTGCTCGACGAGCCGACCGTCGGGCTCGACCCGCTCCTCCGCGTGGAGCTCTGGGCGCTGTTCCACCGGCTGGCGGACGCGGGCACGAGCCTCCTGGTCTCGAGCCACGTCATGGACGAGGCGACCCGCTGCGACCGTCTGCTGCTGATGCGCGAGGGGGCCGTGATCGCCGACCAGACGCCGGAAGGGCTGCTCGCCGAGACAGGCGCCCCCGACGCGGAGAGCGCCTTCATCGCCCTGCTCCGGCGCCACCACCCGAGGCACGCGTTGCCGACGCCCGGAGAGGACGCGCGATGA
- a CDS encoding ABC transporter permease: MNPTRTLATTGRVLTQIRHDPRTIVLLVVVPSLLIGLVAWIFTDTPVFQTIGPAILALFPFTVMFLVTSITTLRERRTGTLERLLSMPLGRGDFIIGYTLAFGLLAVIQALVASGYAIWVCGLDVKGDPWLLVAVAVVDAILGSTLGLFASAFARTEFQVVQFMPLLIFPQILLGGIFIPRDQLPAGLETVSDWLPLSHAIDALNAVATDSHDAAYVGGQLLIVGAFAVAAVVLGALTLQRRTA, encoded by the coding sequence ATGAACCCGACGCGGACGCTCGCCACGACCGGGCGGGTCCTCACTCAGATCCGGCACGACCCACGGACGATCGTGCTCCTCGTGGTCGTCCCGAGCCTCCTGATCGGGCTGGTCGCCTGGATCTTCACCGACACGCCCGTCTTCCAGACGATCGGCCCCGCGATCCTCGCCCTGTTCCCCTTCACCGTCATGTTCCTCGTGACCTCGATCACCACCCTGCGGGAGCGGCGGACGGGCACGCTCGAGCGCCTCCTGTCGATGCCGCTCGGCCGGGGCGACTTCATCATCGGGTACACGCTGGCCTTCGGGCTGCTCGCCGTGATCCAGGCCCTGGTGGCCTCGGGGTACGCGATCTGGGTGTGCGGGCTCGACGTCAAGGGCGACCCCTGGCTGCTCGTCGCCGTCGCCGTCGTCGACGCGATCCTCGGCAGCACTCTCGGCCTGTTCGCGAGCGCCTTCGCGCGCACCGAGTTCCAGGTGGTGCAGTTCATGCCGTTGCTGATCTTCCCGCAGATCCTCCTCGGCGGCATCTTCATCCCGCGCGACCAGCTGCCTGCGGGGCTGGAGACGGTCAGCGACTGGCTACCCCTCTCGCACGCGATCGACGCGCTCAACGCCGTCGCGACGGACTCGCACGACGCGGCCTACGTCGGCGGCCAGCTGCTCATCGTCGGCGCCTTCGCCGTGGCGGCCGTCGTACTCGGTGCGCTCACCCTGCAGCGCCGGACGGCGTGA
- a CDS encoding TetR/AcrR family transcriptional regulator, producing MTRISAAERRTALVQAALRVVAKDGVSAATTRRIVAEAGMSLASFHYVFDSRDELMAELIEAALASEQADLAPVLLPRPGERPTGLREVLRLGLQHYFDGVRAAPERETALLELTQWALREPGFAPLAKRQYDRYFELAAQAVETAARLSGSEWRRPVADIARLLVTLTDGLTVAWLVTRDDDAAEAALDFAADALAALAAPASALAAAAAPSTEAGSR from the coding sequence ATGACGCGCATCTCGGCAGCGGAACGACGCACGGCGCTCGTGCAGGCCGCCCTCCGTGTCGTCGCGAAGGACGGGGTGTCCGCAGCGACGACCCGCCGGATCGTGGCCGAGGCGGGCATGTCCCTCGCGAGCTTCCACTACGTGTTCGACTCGCGGGACGAGCTCATGGCCGAGCTGATCGAGGCCGCGCTCGCCTCCGAGCAGGCCGACCTGGCGCCCGTGCTGCTGCCCCGCCCGGGGGAGCGCCCGACCGGGCTGCGGGAGGTGCTGCGCCTCGGCCTGCAGCACTACTTCGACGGCGTCCGGGCTGCGCCCGAGCGCGAGACGGCGCTGCTCGAGCTCACCCAGTGGGCGCTCCGGGAGCCCGGGTTCGCCCCGCTCGCGAAGCGCCAGTACGACCGCTACTTCGAGCTGGCCGCGCAAGCCGTCGAGACGGCCGCGCGGCTGAGCGGCAGCGAATGGAGGCGCCCGGTCGCCGACATCGCGCGCCTCCTCGTCACCCTGACCGACGGGCTGACGGTGGCGTGGCTCGTCACCCGCGACGACGACGCGGCCGAGGCGGCGCTGGACTTCGCGGCCGACGCCCTCGCCGCGCTCGCCGCGCCCGCCTCCGCGCTAGCCGCCGCCGCGGCTCCCTCGACGGAAGCCGGCTCCCGATGA
- a CDS encoding D-arabinono-1,4-lactone oxidase, which produces MTADGGVWRNWSRSEAIRPQRVERPATAEAVQRSVAAAAARHLRVKAVGAGHSFTGIAAAPGVLLELDALTGIVDLDLDRSRVTLAAGTRLHQLPRLLGQHGLALQNMGDIDRQSLAGATSTGTHGTGGAFGGLATQIVGMTLVTGDGSLLRIGEEENADLLPAARVGLGALGIIVDLTIQCVPAFLLHAVERPEPLEAVLESYTERSAREDHFEFYWFPHTGTALTKTNTRLPLTDPRKPLPPFGRWVDDELLANGVYRGVCALGTVAPAVIPPFNRLAQRLTGNRDFTDRSPRVFVTNRTVRFREMEYAVPRDAVPDAVRAVKALIERRGWRISFPMEVRSAAADENWLSTAYARESGYIAVHRYYRENPEEYFRAVEDIMVAFEGRPHWGKLHHRDAESLRTVYPRFDDFRAVRDRLDPERIFENAYLKRVLGG; this is translated from the coding sequence GTGACGGCGGACGGCGGCGTCTGGCGCAACTGGAGCCGCAGCGAAGCGATCCGACCCCAGCGCGTCGAGCGCCCCGCGACGGCCGAGGCCGTCCAGCGGTCCGTCGCCGCCGCGGCGGCCAGACACCTGCGCGTGAAAGCGGTCGGAGCGGGCCACAGCTTCACGGGCATCGCCGCCGCGCCCGGGGTCCTGCTCGAGCTGGACGCGCTCACGGGCATCGTCGACCTCGACCTCGACCGGTCGCGCGTGACGCTGGCGGCCGGGACGCGCCTCCATCAGCTGCCCCGGCTGCTCGGCCAGCACGGGCTCGCGCTCCAGAACATGGGCGACATCGACCGGCAGAGCCTCGCCGGAGCGACCTCCACGGGGACGCACGGCACCGGCGGGGCCTTCGGCGGCCTCGCCACGCAGATCGTCGGCATGACGCTCGTGACGGGCGACGGCAGCCTCCTGCGCATCGGCGAGGAGGAGAACGCCGACCTCCTGCCCGCCGCCCGGGTGGGGCTCGGCGCGCTGGGCATCATCGTCGACCTCACGATCCAGTGCGTCCCCGCGTTCCTCTTGCACGCCGTCGAGCGCCCCGAGCCGCTGGAGGCGGTGCTCGAGTCGTACACGGAGCGCTCCGCCCGGGAGGATCATTTCGAGTTCTACTGGTTCCCGCACACCGGGACGGCGCTCACCAAGACGAACACGCGCCTGCCGCTCACCGACCCGCGCAAGCCCCTCCCGCCGTTCGGTCGGTGGGTCGACGACGAGCTTCTCGCGAACGGCGTCTATCGCGGCGTCTGCGCTCTCGGGACGGTCGCGCCCGCCGTCATCCCGCCGTTCAACCGCCTGGCTCAGCGGCTCACCGGCAACCGCGACTTCACCGACCGCTCACCGCGCGTCTTCGTGACGAACCGCACCGTCCGGTTCCGCGAGATGGAGTACGCCGTCCCGCGCGACGCCGTCCCCGACGCGGTGCGCGCCGTCAAGGCGCTCATCGAGCGGCGCGGCTGGCGCATCTCGTTCCCGATGGAGGTGCGCAGCGCCGCCGCCGACGAGAACTGGCTTTCCACGGCGTACGCCCGCGAGAGCGGCTACATCGCCGTGCACCGCTATTACCGGGAAAACCCCGAGGAGTACTTCCGGGCGGTCGAGGACATCATGGTGGCGTTCGAGGGGCGTCCGCACTGGGGCAAGCTGCACCACCGCGACGCCGAGTCGCTGCGCACCGTCTACCCGCGGTTCGACGACTTCCGGGCGGTCCGCGATCGCCTCGATCCCGAGCGGATCTTCGAGAACGCCTACCTCAAGCGCGTGCTCGGCGGGTGA
- a CDS encoding LemA family protein has translation MEWLIPVIIVVVLVAIIGIYLWATYNSLVTLKVRVDEAWSDITVQLKRRADLLPNLIETVKGYAAHEKGVFESVTQARAETLSAQTPGEASVAENHMQTALKSIFAVAEAYPQLQASQNFLRLQADLVDTEDKIQASRRFYNGGVREFNTKIVVFPNNLFARRLGFSKAEFFEVENLAAIAEPPRVQF, from the coding sequence ATGGAATGGCTCATCCCGGTCATCATCGTCGTCGTGCTCGTCGCGATCATCGGGATCTACCTCTGGGCGACCTACAACTCCCTGGTCACCCTCAAGGTCCGGGTCGACGAGGCGTGGAGCGACATCACGGTGCAGCTCAAGCGCCGCGCCGACCTCCTCCCGAACCTGATCGAGACGGTCAAGGGCTACGCCGCGCACGAGAAGGGCGTCTTCGAGTCGGTCACCCAGGCGCGCGCCGAGACGCTCTCCGCTCAGACCCCGGGCGAGGCCTCCGTCGCCGAGAACCACATGCAGACGGCGCTGAAGAGCATCTTCGCCGTCGCCGAGGCCTACCCGCAGCTGCAGGCCAGCCAGAACTTCCTCCGGCTGCAGGCCGACCTGGTCGACACCGAGGACAAGATCCAGGCCTCGCGCCGGTTCTACAACGGCGGCGTCCGCGAGTTCAACACCAAGATCGTCGTCTTCCCGAACAACCTGTTCGCGCGGCGCCTCGGCTTCAGCAAGGCCGAGTTCTTCGAGGTCGAGAACCTGGCCGCCATCGCCGAGCCGCCGCGGGTCCAGTTCTAG
- a CDS encoding ABC transporter substrate-binding protein: protein MINKRARAAGLAAAATVVALSLAACSGGADASSTPGTAKVATATDAASAGGMDALVAAAKKEGSLNIIATPGDWANYQEIFDGFTKKYGITINPSQDSASSQEEIDAAKKLKGQDTAPDTFDIGSSVALANTQYFAPYKPAGWDDVPASQKEKDGLWKVGYYGVMAVGYDANKIKTPPKSFSDLLKPEFKGAVALNGNPTQAAAAAGAVAYAALQNGGTLDDLTPGVQWFSKLKQAGNWNAADGKPNTIASGETPVLLDWSFNQKGYATSDTIKSGGVNWKYVVLPGTAYVGYYNQAINKDAPHPAAARLWEEYLYSDAAQNAWLKGGAYPARVDAMEKAKTLDTKDFPGKLDKIAVMTDEQATKAGQLLNSTWANAVG, encoded by the coding sequence GTGATCAACAAGCGTGCACGCGCCGCCGGCCTCGCCGCCGCGGCGACCGTGGTCGCCCTCTCCCTCGCCGCCTGCTCCGGCGGCGCCGACGCCAGCTCCACTCCGGGCACCGCGAAGGTCGCCACGGCGACCGACGCCGCGTCCGCCGGCGGCATGGACGCGCTCGTCGCGGCCGCCAAGAAGGAGGGGTCGCTGAACATCATCGCGACGCCCGGCGACTGGGCCAACTACCAGGAGATCTTCGACGGCTTCACCAAGAAGTACGGGATCACCATCAACCCCAGCCAGGACAGCGCCTCCAGCCAGGAGGAGATCGACGCGGCCAAGAAGCTCAAGGGGCAGGACACCGCGCCGGACACGTTCGACATCGGATCGTCGGTCGCGCTCGCGAACACCCAGTACTTCGCGCCGTACAAGCCGGCCGGCTGGGACGACGTCCCCGCCTCCCAGAAGGAGAAGGACGGCCTCTGGAAGGTCGGCTACTACGGCGTGATGGCGGTCGGCTACGACGCGAACAAGATCAAGACGCCCCCGAAGAGCTTCTCCGACCTGCTGAAGCCGGAGTTCAAGGGTGCGGTTGCGCTCAACGGGAACCCGACCCAGGCGGCCGCAGCGGCCGGCGCGGTCGCGTACGCGGCCCTGCAGAACGGCGGCACGCTCGACGACCTCACCCCGGGCGTCCAGTGGTTCTCGAAGCTGAAGCAGGCGGGCAACTGGAACGCGGCGGACGGCAAGCCGAACACCATCGCGTCCGGCGAGACCCCCGTGCTCCTCGACTGGTCCTTCAACCAGAAGGGCTACGCGACCTCCGACACGATCAAGTCGGGCGGCGTGAACTGGAAGTACGTCGTCCTTCCGGGTACCGCCTACGTCGGCTACTACAACCAGGCCATCAACAAGGACGCGCCGCACCCGGCCGCCGCGCGCCTCTGGGAGGAGTACCTCTACAGCGACGCCGCCCAGAACGCGTGGCTGAAGGGCGGCGCCTACCCGGCGCGCGTCGACGCCATGGAGAAGGCGAAGACCCTCGACACGAAGGACTTCCCGGGCAAGCTCGACAAGATCGCCGTCATGACCGACGAGCAGGCCACCAAGGCCGGTCAGCTGCTCAACTCCACCTGGGCGAACGCGGTCGGCTGA
- a CDS encoding alanine racemase, which produces MTALDLSTPPAPRDRTWTAPDAHWPALSAATARLDPPLAVLHLPALRHNAHDMLRRVAAGAAASGSAPAKPIRVASKSVRVRSVLDAVLALPGYRGVLAYTLPEALWLAEGDDGHEPITDVVVGYPTADRSAIARLAASPELASRVTLMVDSVAHLDLVDAVTRPGARETIRVCLELDSSWDAPVLGHVGVYRSPLHAPAELRALAEEVVRRPGFSLVGIMGYEAQIAGQGDRPPGRPAWGATLRRVQRSSREELLGRRGEAVAAVRAIAELAFVNGGGTGSLEFTASDPSVTELAAGSGLFGGHLFDTYRGFRPAPAAAFALPVVRRPDERTATLLGGGWVASGPPGPDRLPKPVWPAGLTMVAREMAGEVQTPVRGAAASVLRVGDRVWFRHTKSGELSEHVNAFQLVDSVDGRVAVIGEVPTYRGEGRDFL; this is translated from the coding sequence ATGACCGCTCTCGACCTGTCGACCCCGCCCGCACCGCGGGACCGGACCTGGACCGCGCCGGACGCCCACTGGCCCGCCTTGTCCGCCGCCACGGCGCGGCTCGATCCGCCGCTCGCGGTCCTCCACCTGCCGGCGCTCCGGCACAACGCGCACGACATGCTCCGCCGGGTGGCGGCCGGCGCTGCAGCGTCCGGGTCCGCGCCGGCCAAGCCCATCCGCGTCGCCTCCAAGTCGGTCCGCGTGCGCTCGGTGCTCGACGCCGTGCTCGCGCTCCCGGGCTATCGCGGGGTCCTCGCCTACACGCTGCCTGAGGCGCTGTGGCTCGCCGAGGGGGACGACGGGCACGAGCCCATCACCGATGTGGTCGTGGGCTATCCCACCGCCGACCGCTCGGCGATCGCCCGGCTCGCCGCCTCCCCGGAGCTCGCCTCGCGGGTGACGCTCATGGTCGACTCCGTGGCCCACCTCGACCTGGTCGACGCCGTGACCCGGCCCGGCGCGCGTGAGACCATCCGCGTCTGCCTGGAGCTCGACTCGTCCTGGGACGCCCCGGTCCTCGGCCATGTCGGCGTCTACCGCTCGCCGCTCCACGCGCCCGCCGAGCTCCGGGCGCTCGCCGAGGAGGTCGTCCGCCGGCCCGGGTTCTCGCTCGTCGGCATCATGGGCTACGAGGCCCAGATCGCCGGCCAGGGAGACCGTCCGCCCGGGCGGCCCGCCTGGGGCGCGACCCTCCGCCGGGTGCAGCGGAGCTCCCGGGAGGAGCTGCTCGGGCGCCGGGGGGAGGCGGTGGCCGCGGTCCGCGCGATCGCCGAGCTCGCTTTCGTCAACGGGGGAGGGACGGGATCCCTCGAGTTCACCGCATCCGACCCGTCGGTCACCGAGCTGGCGGCCGGGAGCGGTCTGTTCGGCGGTCACCTCTTCGACACGTACCGGGGGTTCCGGCCGGCACCCGCCGCCGCGTTCGCCCTGCCCGTGGTCCGGCGCCCCGACGAGCGGACGGCCACGCTCCTCGGCGGGGGGTGGGTCGCGTCCGGGCCGCCCGGGCCGGATCGCCTGCCCAAGCCGGTGTGGCCGGCCGGACTCACGATGGTCGCGCGCGAGATGGCGGGCGAGGTGCAGACGCCGGTGCGAGGCGCGGCGGCCTCGGTTCTCCGGGTCGGTGACCGCGTGTGGTTCCGGCACACCAAGTCGGGCGAGCTCAGCGAGCACGTCAACGCGTTCCAGCTGGTCGACTCCGTCGACGGCCGCGTGGCGGTGATCGGCGAGGTGCCGACGTACCGCGGCGAGGGGAGGGACTTCCTGTGA
- a CDS encoding MFS transporter, whose product MTDTSTPAVFAEPTRRVPGRWIAFFAIAWLGVWMAQLAPIQKLLPDQVQRQLGSSSWVDSVVAFGIISGLSGVCAIVAYPLTGALSDRTTSRFGRRRPWIAAGALVFALSLMLLGLQTTIVGIGAFWCLALTGFCILTAALTATISDQVPVGQRGFVSGWISAPQAIGIILGVALVTYVFVGALVGYAAMAVLLVLLVLPFLALPDAVLPAELREAMTVRGVVQGLWISPREHPDFGWTLLSRVLVNLGNAFGTSLLLYFLEFGLRDAHADDDLLILILIYMVFVIVASLVLGRLSDRLGRRKAFVFLSSAVQGVAALLLAFVPALPVAMVAAGLLGLGYGCFLSVDQALATQVLPDPENRGKDLGIMNIALAVPQAVAPLFGAMIVAALGGFAGLFVLSALFAFAGALAVARVKTVR is encoded by the coding sequence ATGACCGACACCTCGACCCCGGCCGTCTTCGCCGAACCGACCCGCAGGGTGCCGGGCCGCTGGATCGCCTTCTTCGCGATCGCCTGGCTCGGCGTGTGGATGGCGCAGCTGGCCCCGATCCAGAAGCTCCTCCCGGACCAGGTGCAGCGGCAGCTCGGCTCCTCCTCGTGGGTCGACAGCGTGGTGGCGTTCGGCATCATCTCGGGCCTCTCCGGCGTCTGCGCGATCGTCGCCTACCCGCTCACCGGTGCGCTCTCCGACCGGACGACGAGCCGGTTCGGGCGCCGACGGCCGTGGATCGCCGCGGGCGCTCTCGTGTTCGCGCTCTCGTTGATGCTCCTGGGCCTCCAGACGACGATCGTCGGGATCGGCGCGTTCTGGTGCCTGGCGCTGACCGGGTTCTGCATCCTCACCGCGGCCCTGACCGCGACGATCAGCGACCAGGTTCCCGTGGGGCAGCGCGGTTTCGTCTCGGGGTGGATCAGCGCTCCTCAGGCGATCGGGATCATCCTGGGCGTGGCTCTCGTGACCTATGTCTTCGTCGGCGCTCTGGTCGGCTACGCGGCGATGGCGGTCCTCCTCGTGCTGCTCGTGCTCCCGTTCCTCGCCCTGCCGGACGCGGTCCTCCCCGCCGAGCTGCGCGAGGCGATGACCGTGCGCGGCGTGGTGCAGGGTCTGTGGATCAGCCCGCGCGAGCACCCGGACTTCGGCTGGACGCTGCTCAGCCGCGTGCTCGTGAACCTCGGGAACGCGTTCGGCACGTCGCTCCTCCTGTACTTCCTCGAGTTCGGCCTGCGCGACGCGCACGCCGACGACGACCTCCTCATCCTGATCCTCATCTACATGGTCTTCGTCATCGTGGCGTCGCTCGTGCTCGGCCGGCTCTCCGACCGGCTCGGGAGGCGCAAGGCCTTCGTCTTCCTCTCCTCGGCGGTGCAGGGCGTGGCCGCCCTCCTGCTCGCGTTCGTCCCCGCTCTCCCGGTCGCGATGGTCGCCGCCGGACTGCTCGGCCTCGGCTACGGGTGCTTCCTGTCGGTCGACCAGGCGCTCGCCACGCAGGTGCTCCCCGATCCGGAGAACCGCGGGAAGGATCTCGGCATCATGAACATCGCACTCGCGGTCCCGCAGGCCGTGGCGCCGCTGTTCGGCGCGATGATCGTCGCGGCGCTGGGCGGTTTCGCGGGCCTGTTCGTGCTGTCTGCCCTGTTCGCGTTCGCGGGCGCGCTCGCGGTCGCCCGAGTGAAGACGGTGCGCTGA
- a CDS encoding M48 family metalloprotease has product MYRAIARNKRNTVFIILLFLIIIGALGWLAAYLYQSWTIFIVVLVGATLYALFQYFMASSQALSMSGAVPITKQDNPRLWNVVENLSIATGTPMPAVYIVDDPAPNAFATGRDPQHASVAATTGLLAIMDDAELEGVMAHELGHVRNYDIRLGMIVFGLTVAIGLIADIFLRMAFFGGNRNNNNGGGNPVVLVFGLIAAVIAPLVATLVQLAVSRQREYLADATGAMTTRQPDALANALLKLEAYGRPMRRQNSSMAHLWIADPLKPGLMSRLFATHPPIPDRVERLEKMGSTF; this is encoded by the coding sequence ATGTACCGGGCCATAGCCAGGAACAAGCGCAACACCGTCTTCATCATCCTGCTGTTCCTGATCATCATCGGCGCGCTCGGATGGCTCGCCGCCTACCTGTACCAGAGCTGGACGATCTTCATCGTCGTGCTGGTCGGGGCGACCCTCTACGCCCTCTTCCAGTACTTCATGGCGAGCAGTCAGGCGCTCAGCATGTCGGGGGCCGTCCCGATCACGAAGCAGGACAACCCTCGGCTCTGGAACGTCGTCGAGAACCTCTCGATCGCGACGGGGACCCCGATGCCCGCGGTCTACATCGTCGACGATCCCGCGCCGAACGCGTTCGCCACCGGCCGCGACCCGCAGCACGCGTCGGTCGCCGCGACGACCGGCCTGCTCGCCATCATGGACGACGCCGAGCTCGAGGGCGTCATGGCGCACGAGCTCGGCCATGTGCGCAACTACGACATCCGCCTCGGCATGATCGTGTTCGGTCTCACGGTGGCCATCGGCCTGATCGCCGACATCTTCCTCCGCATGGCCTTCTTCGGCGGCAACCGCAACAACAACAACGGGGGCGGGAACCCCGTGGTGCTCGTGTTCGGGCTGATCGCCGCCGTGATCGCTCCGCTCGTCGCGACCCTCGTCCAGCTCGCCGTGTCCCGGCAGCGCGAGTACCTCGCCGACGCGACCGGAGCCATGACGACGCGGCAGCCCGACGCTCTCGCGAACGCGCTGCTGAAGCTCGAGGCCTACGGGCGGCCGATGCGCAGGCAGAACAGCTCGATGGCGCACCTGTGGATCGCGGATCCCCTGAAGCCCGGCCTGATGAGCCGGCTGTTCGCGACGCACCCGCCCATCCCGGACCGCGTCGAGCGGCTCGAGAAGATGGGCAGCACCTTCTAG